The region ACTTTAATTGCCCATTTAGTTCCAGTACAGATTCATTTCAGTGTCACGATTTTGGCCCAAAAAGATAAAATCACCATTCTCTTGAAGAATGACACGAGCAAGACTGCAAACTTCAGGAGTCCTGAAATAGCTCGAGGTTAGATGTTAAGGAGCTAATTTCACAAGCTTAGTCACACTCATGAgcacaaagtgaaagttaagagttgaaaaaaaaaaaagtggatatACTTTAGTTCCCATTGCGTGCCGAATTATAGCAGACTAATCTTGGGAGCTTTGTACGGCCTCTCCAGCCTAAATAGTGTGTACATAACAGGAAGAGTATCAGGAAAGGAAGCTCAATGTGTTCTATGACATTAATTTCTATGAAATTAACAAGTGAAAGTCACTCGTTCACATTGTTGCCGCTAGACGTGCCTCTGTCACGGTCAAGAGGTTCTTGGATGCAACCTACACGCCATAAAACACCCCTCAGTCACTCCACATATGGCTTACGAAAGAGGTGCAGGTAAAGGGCAGATTCTGACCATATATAGACCAACTTAGCAACATTAAAACATTTGCAGCAACAGTGCAAGAAAGCCTGTTTGCACAGCTCAAGTATAGTAAACATGCACTGCAGAGCCATGACGGTTTACCCTTTTACTCTTGAACAATGCTGCACCAATTGCCAcaagggtgaaaaaaaaaacagccaaaagtTGAACTAGCAGCTTTTATTGGTGAAATCTAAACCatcactgccatctagtggtagaGTAAACGTTGGGATAGCATAAGCCCAGCTGGTGAACACAATAAAACTGTCAAGAAGGAGCCATTGCTACTTAAATCAGTCCGAGTTTGCCAAAGCATCTCCACATTTGTACAGTATCCAGTTCTGTCATTTTGCTACCTgaagggccccccccccccaatttatAATGACACTTCTCATTTGTACTGCAAAGggcatttttaaattcaacaacctttatttcaaattagaaaaaatgacatcaatatacAAAAGACTAAACACATCAGGACGGGGGAGGGGGTTAAGGTGTGGGCAGCTCAGCATCCTGTAAATGTAAAACTGCATTAGTCTTggcagttgaaaaaaaaaaaatcctgaattaAGGACAAGTACATCCAAGTAAATCTTACTGTGTTGACATCTTCAATAACGACCATCACTTTCCCATGAATCTCTATGTCACTCTCTGTGTTGTTGTGAGAGCGGTACTCTTCACTGTCCGTCTCTACAGAACTGGGCTGGAAAATAATATGGGCATGAAAAGTGCACTTTCGTCGACGCCCAGATATGCTAAACAAGCCTTGCAGTAAACCTTAACCTCCTTACTAAAAAGGAACGACAGTAACGCGCAAATATTCAAGTTCTACAACTGGACAGGACAAGGCAAAGAAGTAGCATGCAAAAACTAACCTCATAATCAGGATCCTCCTCAGGACCTTCATCAGCGAGCTCCTGATTGAGCACCTCCACCCAGGTTTgatgctcctcttcctcctcgtcatcgtcgtcgtcatcatccAACTCATCCTGCTTCCTCTTGCTGCCCTTTCCACATGGTTTAGTGGGAGAGACTCTTACTTCTGATGAGGGAAAAAGACTTCATTAGGACAACCTAAATTTACCCCATTTCTCCTTTTGGGTCTAGACCGGGGATCTCAAAGTTTAGCCTTAGTGTGAAACCATGTGTTTTATATAGTACTGTTACAAAATTTACATATTGTGATATTTAACCCTATGATAGATATGCTCGCATTTATAATTAAAGTATAGCCACCATAACTTTTCATTGTGCCCCCTGCCTTCCAACTTCAAAGCATGCAGTCACCTCAAAACTGAGggtgtgtatatacacacaatCAAATACCAGAAAAACATTTTAGCTTTAGCTCCTTAATGTTGCACAATGCAACAATTGAGTGTTCAATTCTAATGTCAATATCCCATCCTAATATTCACACTGACATcggaaaacaacatttttcctGTTTTCTGATATTGTGCAGCCCAAACCGAAGAACCTATGTGCCTACTTTAAAAGACGTAGTTGGCAAACTTTACAGTGTTGTACcctttcagacatttgaccttaAGCCATGCAGCTACCCACTCAACACacctttttattaataatttgtaTGTACATcagtataaatgtgaataaatgccATCAGCGTGGGGAGGGATACCCACACAGGGGCTTCACTACTGCAAATGTACATTTGTTCAAAGAGCAATCAACTTCATTTGCCGTCTCCTTGAACTGTGAGGTGTTCAGGTACTCGTAATTGTAAGTGTTAGGCcgataattgttttaattattattcacaAACCCCCAATTACAATTTACGTACCCCTTTGGGGTATATGTAAACCAATTTGGGAATCAAGGCTTTAAAGACTTTTTGTGGGCCAATTAAAGTGGCCCAGATTCTACCTCCAGTGTCCCCAGCAAATAGTTACAGACCCCGGTCTAGATTAAATGCAGGTCAACACTACTTACCTGGTGAGAGGGAGCGGCCGATGCCTGTAAAGAGACGGTATCCCAGGGCACCTTGCAGCCAGCGGGGAAGGATGTTTAACAGCAAGCGGGTGACCGGGTACAGGCGCTTGTGGCCCGTTAGGCTCTGGCGTGCAGGACTGGTGATTTGGACAGTCTTTTGCTTGGGCTGCCTGTAACCCATAACCCACCAAAAACCATGGTACGCACGGACCTATGAGGCGGATGGGAGAAATtcacttaataaaaaaaataaaaatgttaaagtcAGCACGTCTTCAGCTATATCTATTGATGGTTAAGATGTAAATTTAGTCCATCAAACATGAGGCAAAGCTACTTCAGAAACTTGCCAACTTGTGTTGATGGGTGTGTGCTTAATGTGgctaaaatgtgacaaaatgagACAATTGTGTGGCAACatcaaaaatgttaaataaaatccCTCACCATACAGCTAATACCAACCAAAAATCATATCCATACTTCAGTCAATGACAAAGAATCACATATAGTTAAAGTACCACTTGACGATTCTATCAGGAAGGTGAAACCGTCGCATAAAGTGACATCATAAAAGTGAGACTAAAGTGTCACTTTTCTCCCCACAAGGAAAACACGTGGATTCACAGAAAGCAAGCACACATAGACATGTAGACCAAAAAAATACAGGTTCTAAAATGCGTTAGTGTTGAATGTTGTGTTGACTTGGCCATAAAGCGAACTTAACAGCATAATTAAACATAATTAGGCGGAGCGTACCACGATGCCAAACGGCCAGAAGAGGCCCCGCAGCACAGAGCGAATCACGCCATCTCGCCTCACCTCCACTGCACCCTGTTTACAGAAGGAAAACCAGAAGTTAGAATAAGACTAGCTACTTAACAAGAAAGCTGGTGGTACCTCGGCGCTCTCGCTATGTTCCACTGCCTCACTGTGGTGCTCACTCGTCATTGTGTTGGCGTGTCAAGGGTGCGCTGGACCGGGCCGGCCTGCTGAAATGATGGCAGAGACGCTGAGAAGGAAATGCCTTTCCAATCGTGGGTTACCCAACAGCTGAAATGTACTCAGAAGCCATCagccagcagccaatcacagcgcgcACACCGGTAGCAATCAGCTCCGACCAATCAGAACACAGTAACAATTAAGCAGCCAGCGCCAGACTTGCACGTGACACATCGACGTCTGTGTCATACCAGGAAGTAGAGATTGTAAGGAAATATAAAGTGTACAGTCGTATAGCTAGATAGAACACTTTGTGAACTATATGAACACATAATCCacataataatatgctttttcaaaACAATGATATTCTTCTTGCTGCTACTGTTGCTGAACCCAGAGAGATTAAACATACACTGCACTCTGAATGAGCAGAAATGCAgacagaaagtgcagaaaaatgtattatgttaATGGTTGCGTATTCTTGCTAGTGTAAAACACATGAATTTGATATTAGaacatgttttaacatttattcCCATTTGAATGGTTTTTAATCTTGTCATAtttgttgtcatatttgttattattgcatGTGGACATCACCATTACACTAAACAAACCGGATGCATTGTTTGAATGTTTTACCACATGTGCTAATTCACAACActtgaaatccatccatccattttacatacagcttatcctcacaacggtgccgggtatgctggagcctatcctagctctctttgggtgagaggcggggtaacccTGGCCaggccgccagccaatcgcaggggaCACGTTTGAGGGACTATGTTTcgcaactggcctgggaatgcctcgtGATCCACCGGGAGGACATGGACAAAGTGGCCGGGGAAAGGGAAATCTGATGCCTCCCTGAAtgggctgctgcccccgcgactcgacctcggataagcggtagaagatggatggatggatggatggatggatgaatgaaaaaggaaaaaatctgCCCCAGATGTGTACTTTGATGTTATTGTTACTGAATCATTTTTGGAATCATCATATGTCGCTTGCTAAACTCAGGAAGGCCCAGAATGGTACAATGGTACAAAAGGAAGTAGTAATTGTAAAAACTCCACGAAAAATTCATCCATCTGATTTTTTTAAGCAACAGAGACTAATGTACACCCATCACAACCGTGCTCACAGAGTCAGAAGTAATTGCGGAGGGCACGCGCGTCACACGTCATCCAAGGCCCAAGGCAGCGTTGCACACAACagaagttcctcctgcactaaatcTGCTATATAGTGTctacatgctcccaaatccatactgaggcggtactcatgcccacacttgcaagtacagcgggttCCCCCTCCAGTGCTTATCCCCCCTAAATGCTACACCAATCTAAAGACCTTTTTTGTGACATGCTAGAGTTATGACGTTTTGCAGGGTGAACCcgcacaaagacaggaagtcccacacacagcagacatgctTATTCTGATCAGCCGCCATTTGTATTATAAAGCAAGTATCAGCCGATATTGATagtgtgattgattgattggtgcACCCcttacatatgtgtatatatatatattatttatatatatatgaattattatgatatatcaTAAAATGAGTGGTTAATTTGGTCTTTTACAATACAAATGTTTACAATGATTTATATGataatttgtgggacaataatcATTGCACCTATTATTACCCAAGTCTGTCTGTccagtcatatattttttcattgtactatTCTTGTGAATAATGTCCTCCCTCGCACCTATTTTAGTCGTATTTTTTATGCTACTTGCTGCTATGCTTAACCCAGCAAGAAAAAACAGAAGACCCTGGACACATAATTAGCAAAACCTGCAGACAAATAGGGATATACTGTATGAATAATGGAGGAGACATGCATCATGTCATCTACGTTGTTATGTTTGCGTCATATGCTAAGATGtcttattgtgaaaaaaaatcaggattTTTGCAGCATGACTAAAGAACGTTGGAAATGGTGATTGGCTAGTGTATTCATGCTTGGATCCCAAAGTAGTAGCTTCATTCATGCAGCACTCCAACAGCCTTATTAGCATATGAAGCGGTCTGTCATTATACATCCATTGTTGACAGACCCCCCCAAAAGGTGACCATTTCCGCCTCTGGCTTTCGTCACATGGACGTGTTTACATGTGGTAAGTGACAAACTATTTAAACTCGTAGTCGCCGCTATTCCTGAAGACAGATGGCAAGAGATGGAGAAGAACGCAGTCACAAGGACATTCAGCATCGGAGCCATCAGCAATGCAAACAGTGGCGGCCAGTCGGATGGTTACACCTCAGGTCGCAGGCACAGCAGTGCAGGTGCCCGTGCACTTTTGTGGGCTACAAGCAAATCCTTCGGGTGTTCTCTGGGATCGAGTCGAGAGAGCAGCTTCCCAAACATCCTCACCCCTGACAGCATCCCTCAGTTCACCATTCCCAGTCTGCTGGTGCAGAACAGATTCAGATCGCAAGAAAGCAATGTGGAGACCCAGGAACCATCG is a window of Doryrhamphus excisus isolate RoL2022-K1 chromosome 5, RoL_Dexc_1.0, whole genome shotgun sequence DNA encoding:
- the org gene encoding oogenesis-related → MTSEHHSEAVEHSESAEGAVEVRRDGVIRSVLRGLFWPFGIVVRAYHGFWWVMGYRQPKQKTVQITSPARQSLTGHKRLYPVTRLLLNILPRWLQGALGYRLFTGIGRSLSPEVRVSPTKPCGKGSKRKQDELDDDDDDDEEEEEHQTWVEVLNQELADEGPEEDPDYEPSSVETDSEEYRSHNNTESDIEIHGKVMVVIEDVNTDAELPTP